The region GCGAGCTTCCCATCGCCGAAGCCCATCCATTTGCCTCGGGAGAGAAACCAGAGGAGGAAGAAAGGCAGGAACAGGATTGGACCGGCGAGGAGCTCAAGCAAAGAAGGAAACATGTAACTTGTAACGTGTAACGTAAGAGAGGAGGAAAAGAAAAATAATTTAAGAAAAGAAAGAGCGATGAAAGCGTAGACGAGCCCATTGGGGATGATTTTGTGGTGGATGTCGTAGATGGCGATGACGATCAAGAGGCAGAAGACGACAAGAAAGAAGACAAGAGATGTAACTTGTAACGTGTAACGTGTAACGAGTAACGCAAAAGAAGATGAAAAAGAAAAATCGGAAAAGAATTTAAAATATGTGGAGAGGAAAACTAGGCCGGTCACAGTTTCGACGATTGGATATTGGGAAGAGATTTTGCTTTTGCATCCTCGGCATTTTCCCCGCTGAAAAAGGAAACTAAAGATGGGAAAAAGCTCATACCATTTGAGAGTCTTTCCGCATGAAAAACACGCAGACCTTCCGTTTAAAGAGAGCCCCGTGTTGTATCGGAGCGCTACGACATTTAAGAAACTGCCGATGATTGACCCGAAAACAAAAAAAAGAATAGGTACTAAAGCACTGGTGAACATACGCTATGGTTTTACGTCATAACATTTGTCGGGCGACACAGTAGAACCCGCCAAACAGTTCGTTGCATTTCCATTAAAAACAGCTCCAGTTGTGGCCGATTCACCTGAACCAGAAACAACCGCGCGGGTACATGCAGTGCCCAGACTGGTTATATCATTATCATCCGATCCAGAGGCGGCACTGCCTTCCATAATGGCCCCTAAATGATAACTATCGCAAAAAGTCCCCGACCCTAAAGCTGAATATATATAAGATGAATTCAACTGAGGGTCCTTAGGCATTGAGGGTAGATACGATGTAGCTGAAGAAACTAAAGCATCTAAACTTAAAGGATACCCCGTTGATCTATGACTATCATAATACACCGCCAAGGCGAGCTGGATGCTCTTCAAATCTGAAATTCGCTTGGCATCCCTGCCCTTGATTCTCGCGGCATTTAGATTCGGCAATACGATTGCAGTCAAAATGACAATTATCGCAATCACCGTCATGAGTTCGATGAGGGTGAACCCACGAGAAGGTGTGAGGTGTAAGGTGTTAGGTGTTAGATTTTTTTTGAAAGATTTCAACATATGCATATTATAGCTTATACAGTTTCCTTGTGCCACCACCCATGTCAAGGTTGAACCTTAACATGCGAGCTCCCTTCTAAGAATCTTCTGTCCCCCCGCCACCGCCCCCGCCCTCATCCCCGGGAGGTGTCGGACAAGGCAGATTACAATCAGTGATCGGGCACGAAAGCTTAGTTATTTCTTTTTCTATTTCATTACTATCAACACACCAAGCTTTGCTGGAAGAGCTTTTCAGTGGAACATACGCGGCCCATGCAGTACCATCCGCCCCACATATATCAGCATTAGGAGTTTTATTATATGCCTGTGATGCACCGTTCAGGAGCGCGGCAAAATCCGCATCATCACACACACCAGTGAATGTCCCCTTTTCTTGTCCATATACCTCTGCCTGCAATCTCGCATTCTTAAGCTCACCCTTTATCGTGGCGTCTGTCGCTCGATATTTTGAACTAGCAAGCGACACCAAAACGATGGTCGCCAAAATGCCGATGATTGCAATCACCGTCAAAAGCTCAAGCAAAGAAAACCCACTTTGATTTCTTTTCATACTCATACTTACTTACTATTATATCCCCAATCACTTTTTATTGCGAAGCTCCATGTCAAGGACGGTCCTTGATACGGGTGGCGTGGTGATGAGTTTTATACTTCCTCATCCTCTTTGAAATTCAGCCAAGAAGATACGAATTCTTCAAAATCCAAATCCTCACTGAAATAATCCGGAAAAGCTTCTTTTGTCAAAATAATGTTTTCCGGCCTTTTGACTCCAATATAGTCTTGATAACTTGAATATCGATACTCCTCAAGAAATTTTTTTGCTCC is a window of Candidatus Taylorbacteria bacterium DNA encoding:
- a CDS encoding prepilin peptidase, with protein sequence MFTSALVPILFFVFGSIIGSFLNVVALRYNTGLSLNGRSACFSCGKTLKWYELFPIFSFLFQRGKCRGCKSKISSQYPIVETVTGLVFLSTYFKFFSDFSFSSSFALLVTRYTLQVTSLVFFLVVFCLLIVIAIYDIHHKIIPNGLVYAFIALSFLKLFFFSSSLTLHVTSYMFPSLLELLAGPILFLPFFLLWFLSRGKWMGFGDGKLALGLGWLLGLPQGTTAVMIAFYSGAFVGLGLIAYKHVARRFKSRSFALNKNTNHLTMKSEIPFGPFLIFGIFVVFFFSVNFFPFYMSLL
- a CDS encoding prepilin-type N-terminal cleavage/methylation domain-containing protein translates to MHMLKSFKKNLTPNTLHLTPSRGFTLIELMTVIAIIVILTAIVLPNLNAARIKGRDAKRISDLKSIQLALAVYYDSHRSTGYPLSLDALVSSATSYLPSMPKDPQLNSSYIYSALGSGTFCDSYHLGAIMEGSAASGSDDNDITSLGTACTRAVVSGSGESATTGAVFNGNATNCLAGSTVSPDKCYDVKP
- a CDS encoding type II secretion system protein: MSMKRNQSGFSLLELLTVIAIIGILATIVLVSLASSKYRATDATIKGELKNARLQAEVYGQEKGTFTGVCDDADFAALLNGASQAYNKTPNADICGADGTAWAAYVPLKSSSSKAWCVDSNEIEKEITKLSCPITDCNLPCPTPPGDEGGGGGGGTEDS